The genomic segment CTGCTGAAAGGAAATAGCATATGTGGAATGGTAAAAAAGTTTCTGTTATTTTCCCAACATATAACGAAAAGGAATCAATACGTTCTGCTGTTGAAGATTTCCAATATCAGGGAATAGCAGATGAAATCATTGTAATAAACAACAACGCTGCTGAAGGTACAAGCGAGGAAGTGGCAAAAACATCTGCAAAGGAGATTATGGAGACAGTTCAGGGATACGGCGCTGCAATTCAAAGGGGTTTTAAGGAAGCCTCCGGGGATTATATCATTGTATCAGAACCTGACGGAACCTTTAAAGGCAGGGATATTGTTAAACTGCTTTCCTATATTGACGATTTTGATGTGGTTTACGGAAGCAGAACCATTAAAGAACTTATATGGGAAGGCGCTAACATGGGAATCTTTCTTAAATGGGGAAATTACAGTGTAGCCAAACTCATGGAATTTCTTTTTAATACAACATCTCTTACTGATGTGGGCTGCACCATGCGGTGTGTAAATAAAAACGCTTTAAAGCGGATGGATCCTTATTTTACTGTAAAGGGAAGTTTTTTCGGGCCTGAGATGATGATTATTTCAGTTCTTATGAAAATGAGGGTTATACAGATTCCTATGAATTATACTAAAAGAATAGGTACTTCCTCTGTAACCGGAAACAAGATAACAGCTTTTTTTCTTGGGTTAAGAATGATCCGTTTGATCCTGGAATACCGGCTTTTTAGCTGGTTATTCCCCGGCAGATACAAATAGCATTATGCAAAATCAATATAAACACTCATGATCAGATGGTTCACCAAGATCATGAAAATGTATTTTCAGGGTAAAAATATGTTAATCTCTATTATTATACCAATTTTTAATGAAGAAAATAACATTGATCTCTATCACAAGATAATAACAGATTCTTTGAGCAATGCAGATTTTTTGTTTGAAGTCATACTTGTTAATGACGGTTCAACTGACTCATCTCAACAAAAACTTAACCATCTTGCTACCCAAGATAATAGATTCAAAATAATTGAATTCAGACGTAATTTTGGTCAGACAGCAGCAATAATGGCTGGTTTTGATTTTGCATCTGGAGAAATTGTAGTTCCAATGGATGGTGATTTGCAAAATGATCCCAATGATATTCCTTTGCTTGTAGATCAGATAAAAAAAGGCTACGATGTTTGTTCAGGATGGAGAAAAGACCGTAAAGATCAAGTCTTAAACCGTAAAATACCAAGCTGGATTGCAAATAAATTAATATCTACGCTATCAGGCGTTAAATTAAATGATTATGGATGCACATTAAAAGCATATAAAAAAGAAATTATAAAAGGAATCAGACTGTATGGAGAGATGCATAGATTTTTACCTATTCATGCAAGCTGGCAGGGTGCTAAAATAATTGAAATCCCAGTAACTCATCATCCCAGGATTCACGGCAAATCAAAATATGGCATAGAAAGAACATTCAAAGTAATTCTGGATTTAATGGTTGTTCTATTTTTTTCAACCGTTTCCAATAAACCCATATATATCTTCGGGGGGTTCGGTTTTATTAATATCATGTTATCATTTTTAAGTTTTTTTATGATGATTTATTATAAATTCTGGGGAGGAAAAACCTTCATACAAACCCCTCTTCCACAACTTGTCGTCTTATTTTTTCTCATGGGATTCATATCCATACTTATGGGTTTTCTTGCAGAAATACTAATGCGTACTTACTATGAATCCCAGAATAAGCCAATTTACATAGTTAAGACACTCTATAACATGGATAAACAATAACAATGTGTGGTATTGCAGGGTTTATTGGCAGAGGACAAAAAGAACACCTTGAAAGTATGGCCGATCTTATAGCTCACAGAGGGCCAAATGCCGAGGGGTTTTGGTGTGATTGTGATAAAGGAATATACCTTGCACATAGAAGACTTTCAATTATTGATATTCAGGGCGGTTCACAACCTATGTGGATTCCTGACAATACTCTGGGAGTTACATTTAATGGTGAAATATATAACCACATGGAACTTCGCAGAGAATTAGAGAGCAGGGGATACCGATTTCAATCCAATCATTCAGATACAGAGGTTCTGTTATGGAGTTATAAAGAATGGGGCCGAAGTATGGTTGAAAAACTCAATGGAATGTGGGCATTTGCCATCTATGACAGACATAAAAATGAACTCTTTTTAAGCCGTGACAGATTTGGAAAAAAACCACTTTATTATTCTTTACAAAACGGAACTTTTGCATTTGCTTCAGAACTCAAGGCTTTAATCAGTCATCCAAATATTAAATCAAATATTTCTGTTAAAGCTCTGCAAAAATATTTTGCTTATGGTTTTATTCCTGCACCGAATTCTCTTTTTGAAAATGTTTTCAAGCTTCCTGGTGGCTACAATCTTATTTTGAATATCAGTAATTTAAATTTTTATACTGAAAAATATTGGGAATTCATACTTGAACCATTTGAAAATATACCTAAAAATCCTGAATTAGAATGGGGGGAAAAGATTCGTGAATTACTTTCAAAAGCTGTTAAAAGGCGTCTCATGTCTGATGTACCTTTAGGTATTTTCCTTAGCGGTGGCATAGATTCATCTTCAATTGCTGCGTATGCATCCCGAAATTCCAGTATTAAAATTAAGACTTTCTGTATTGGGTTTAAAGAAGACAGTTTTGACGAATCAAAATATTCAAAATATGCTGCTTCGTATCTTGATACAGATCATTTCATTAAATATATTTCAGTTGAAAAAGCAAAGATAGTCTTGCCTGATTTATCCAAAAAACTTGATGAACCTTTTGGAGACAGTTCGTTTTTACCAACATACTTTCTTTGCCATGAAACAAAGAAACATGTTACGGTAGCACTTGGTGGTGATGGAGCAGATGAACTTTTTGCAGGCTACGATCCTTTTCATGCACTTAAATTAGCAGAATTGTATAATAAAATTATACCAAAACCTGTGCATAAAGCTTTAAGAATGATTGCTTCTGTATGGCCGGTTTCTCATGAAAATATGAGACTTGGTTTTAAAATAGACCGTACTCTTCGCGGTTTATCTTATCCAAAGACATTATGGAATCCAATATGGCTTGGCCCTCTGGAACCTTCAGAACTTAAAGATTTATTTGATGACTCACCTGATCTGGAAGATATTTATTCCGAAGCTATTGAATATTGGGACACTTGCCCTCAAAAAAATATCGTTGATAAAACTTTGCAATTTTATACTAAACTGTATATGCAGGAAAATATTCTTACCAAAATTGATAGAGCAGGAATGATGCATTCCCTTGAAATTCGTTCCCCTTATCTTGATATTGACCTTGTTAATTTTGTAAGGAAAATTCCTAATAATTATAAATATAAATGCAATCAAACAAAATATATACTGAAAAAAAGCCTTGAAAATATCCTGCCAAAGAATATACTATATCGTAAAAAGCATGGTTTTGGCATGCCTGTCGGAAAGTGGTTTCAAAGTGGTGCACTTAGATGCAACATTATAAACCTTCCCATGAATAAATCATTTTTCCATAAGCTATATAAAGAACATCTGACAAAAAAATATGATCATCGTTTATTATTATGGAATTATTGGCAGCTTGAAAATTTTAATAAATCCATTTAATTCATATTACAATAAGGTTTGCCTATGAAAAAACTAAATTTAGGAAGTGGAAGTTTTAAAAAAAAAGGATATATTAATATAGATATTTCAGGAGATAACGATCCAGATGTTATACATAATCTTGAAATATTACCTTATCCGTTTGCAAATGAATCTTTTGACCTTATTGAAGCAGATCATTGTTTGGAGCATCTTAATGACCCTTTCAGTGTTATGAAAGAATTAAACAGAATATTAAAGTACAACGGAAAACTTATTATTAGAGTACCCCATTTCAGCAGGGCAATGACACATCCACAACATAAAAGAGGCTTTGATGTAACATTCCCGCTCTATTTTGATGAAAATTTTTCAGGTGGTTATACCGGAACAAAATATATTTGTGAAAAAGTGGAATTACACTGGTTTGCTCAGATTCACTTAATGAAAAAACATCTGCCAAAAACTACATATACAAGTTTAGTGGTTATTGGAAAAATTATTGATTTTTTTGCTAATTTACATTCTATGTTTTGTTCCAGAATTTGGTGCTACTGGGTGGGAGGATTCTATGAAATTGAATTTATATTCAGAAAGTACTAACAATTTTAAATAAATTATTATATGCCAACATGAAAAAATACAACTATAAATTCTTTACTTCAAAACAGCTTAATCAAGCATAACTCTATGATATTAAATTATTTTTCCAAAAAAATAACTAATTATTTAAAATCTTACAATTATATTCACCTATCAATAATATTTGCATTAGCATTATTTTTCTTTTTCCCTGTTATTTTTCATAATAAAACATTTTACGCTTTTGACTGCCTCCTCCAAAATTTACCCTGGGCAATTGAAAGTGATTTTTGTCCAAACAATTTATTAATCACCGATCCTATTCAGGCAATATACTCATCTCTTTTTTATCCGGCTCATCATTATTTTCAAGAATCATTATCAAATGGAATCTTTCCTTTGTGGTTTGGTTTAAGCTTCTGTGGAATTCCACATTACCCTTACAGTTCTCCTTTTTTCTATATTCTAAATTCTATATTTTCTGTGACTGTTGCTCATGACTTGCTTCTTTTTATCCATCTTTTTGCAATCGGAGTATTTACTTTTCTATATCTGCGAGAAATAGGACTAAAAAAAATATCAGCCATGACAGGCTCAATAGCCTGGATGTTTAATGGCTATGTTATGGTATGGTTTGAATTTGAACATATTCCCATGATGGCGGCTACACTTTCAGGAACGCTTTATTTTATTGAATTATGGTGGAAAAGTAAATCACCAATTTCGTTCTTGTGTCTAATTTGTTCTATTGCGCTTTCTATTTGTGTGACTTATGCACATGTCCTGATATATCAGCTAATATTTATTGGATCCTACATTTTATATTACTGTATTTCTGATAAGCTATCATACAAAACTGCTCTCAAATATTCATTAAAAAAACTAATAATTCCAATTCTTGCAATAGCAATAAGCTTTTGTATATCTGCAAATTTTTTTACAACTCACCTGATGATGATAAAAAACAGCCATAGAAAAGCTATTCCATACAGTGAATTATTTAAAAAAACAGGAAAATTACCTTCAAAATATTTATCAACACTCCTTTTTCCAGATGTCTTTGGTAGTCCTGCTAGAGAAGTGAGTTTTCCCCCGAGAACAGATCATACTATAATATATAGTAACTATAATGAGTTCTGTATTTATCCTGGAATAATTACACTTTTTTTAGCATTATGCTGTTTTCCATATTTTGGAAAGAAAAAATATATAAGCTTTTTTATTCTTACTGGATTATACTGTTTATTTAGTGCAATGGGCTGTATTATATACTATCCTTTAGGAGCATTTATTCCAGGTTTGAATATGTCAACACCTACCAGAATTCTTTATATTTTTGGATTTTCGATTTCAATTTTATCTGCAATAGGCTCAGATATAATATTAAAAAAAAATAATCTTTCAATAGTCATATTGTGGACAATTATACCAATTACTGCTTTATCAATATTCTTTTTTATTCAAACTGAAACAGGATTAATGTGGTTAACAAACTCGGTTCAATGGGAAAATCAGACTCGTGTAAAAGCGCTTCAAACCTGTTTTGATCTGTCAAATGTTATAAGATTAGAATGGAATGACTGGAACCGCATTGTTGAAATGCTAAGACCATACCTTGCTATAAGCTCTGATATTATTTTAAAACCTTTATTAATAATATTTTCTACATTTTTTACTCTTATTTGTGTTCTTTTTTCATCAACAGAGAGACAGAAAAAAATATTACTTTCAGCACTAATAATATTATTAGCTTATGATCTTATTTCTTTTGGTAAAATTTATAACACAGCTTCTGATATAAATCTGGAATATCCATCAACACCGGCAATTGAATTTTTAAAAAAAGATAAATCTATTTACAGAATCATGACTTTTGGACCTTTTATGCAGAATTCATTTTCAAAATTTGGCATTGAGGATATAGGCGGATATACGTCAGTTTTACCTCCAAGATATGGCGAGTTCATTTATCTGAGTCAATTCGGGAGCAATTCATCTCCCCCAAAAATAAATAAAAGTGTCAGCATAATATTTAATAAATTCGGTTCTCCTTTATTAGACTTAATTAATACAAAATATCTTCTTTTTCCACCCAATATAAACCCTGCGCTTAAGCAATTGAAACTTGTTTACAAAGGAGAAATAAATATTTATGAAAACTTAAATGTATTTCCAAGAATGTTTATTGTTCCAGGCTATCAACTTGCAACTTCAAAACAGGAGACTTATAAGCTTCTTGGAAAATATAGCAGAAATGATTTTATTAATAAAGTAATTTTAGAATCTCAACCTGAAGCTCACTTTATTATTGATGATAAAATTTCATATACTGAAATGAAATCCAGCATTAATCTGATTTCTTATTCACCCAATAGAATTAAAATTAAGACTTCATCAAAATATAATGGATTTCTTATCATCAGCGACAATTACCATCCAGGATGGAAAGCTGTTATTGATGGAAAGCCTTCTGAAATATTGCAGGCTAATTATATTATGCGTGCAATTCCAATAAAAGCAGGAAAACATAATGTCATACTTGAATTTAAGCCAGTAATTATGATTACTGGATGGATAATAACAATTATTGGCTGGTCTTTATTAATAATTATAATCGGAATATTTGTAATAAAAAAAATTTTGTTATCTATAATGCTGCCCAAAAACTGGACAACAGGTTAAGGTGGATTTTGAATTACCAAAACTGATTACTTCAGGAGGAAAAATTAATGAGCGAGGTACTACACCACTTCGCAAATACGTTCCCTCTTCCAGACACAACGGGCTGATTTTATGTGATCTTGCAAAACCCATCAGAGGGGGGGACTGACTTTCAAAGTGTTGTAGTACCATAAATAAAATGCTCGTTTCCAAACCGTAGAGACAAGGCATGCCTTGTCCTCTACATTTATGAACGGGATATTATTAAATTTGCATTCCAAAGGGTCAGTTTTCAAAAAAGGTTACTATGCTGTTTAACAGTTATGATTTTCTGTTTCTGTTTCTTCCTGCTGCCTTTATTTTATATTTCTTATCTCCAGGCAAATGGCGGAATGCAGTCCTTGCAGCAGCCAGCTATGTTTTTTACGGCTACTGGGATTACAGGTTTTTAAGTCTTATTTTTATTTCAACGCTCTGGGATTATTTTGCAGGAAAACGGATCTTTGAGTCTGGTGATAAAAAAAAGAGAAATTTTTTTTTATTCCTGTCAATCCTGTTTAACCTGGGACTTCTGGGTTATTTTAAATATGCCGGTTTTTTTATAGAATCCCTTGCACTCCTTATTCCTGCAATTCCCCCTGGGCTTATAGATGTAGTCCTGCCCATAGGCATATCATTTTACACCTTTCAAACCATGAGTTATTCAATTGACATATATAGAAACAAGGTCAAGCCTGTAAAAAAATTTATTGATTTTGCCTGTTATGTTGCCATGTTTCCCCAGCTTATTGCGGGTCCCATTGTAAGATACGAGCAGATAGCAGGGCAGTTGTTTAAAAAAAACTGTTCCATAGATAATGCAGCCTGGGGCATCAGGAGGTTTATCCAGGGGCTTGCAAAAAAAGTCCTTGTTGCAGACACAATGGCAGTTGTTGCAGACACCATATTACGATCAGGTTCTCCAGGGTTTTATATGGCATGGCTTGCAGCTTTTGCTTTCAGCCTCCAGATTTATTTTGATTTTTCAGGATATTCAGATATGGCAATAGGGCTTGGCAGGATACTGGGCTTTGACTTTCCTGAAAATTTTAATTTTCCTTATAAGGCAAGGGGGATTTCAGATTTCTGGCGGCGCTGGCACATGAGCCTTTCATACTGGTTTCGCGATTACCTGTATATTCCCCTGGGCGGTTCCCGAACCACCCTGCCGAGATCATACATGAACCTTTTTATTACCATGCTCATATGCGGTCTGTGGCACGGGGCATCCTGGACTTTTGTTCTCTGGGGAGCTTATTTCGGCATATTGTTAATAATTGAAAGACCTTTTAAAGACAGTTTAAAAAAACTTCCTGAATGGACAGTTGTTTTATCAACCTATATATTAGTTGTACTGGGCTGGGTAATCTTTCGGGCTGAATCAGTATCAGATGCAGTCCTTTGGTTAAAGGCAATGATCGGGTTTGGTTCAGATAATCCTTCTGTGCCTTCAATTCCCCTGCCGTTTATTCTTGCTGTTGGCATTATACAATTATCATGCTGGGTTATGCCCCCTGCCATCAGCAGTGAAAAACAGCCTTTGTTTTATAAAGATATTGCCTTTGCAGTATTATTTTTAATCTGCATTGTTGTAATCATGGGTGTTGATTCTTCGCCTTTTTTATATTATCAATTCTAACATAATGAAATATAACAATAAAATATTTATAGTTTTTTTTGCCGGTATTTTAATAATCATTCCCCTTGTAAACTGGATCGGTTCCATTGTGCTTGATGAAAGTTTTTTTGCATTCAGAGCATGGGAGGTAATGACTAATACAAGCAGTGAAAATGTGCCCTTCAAACCAAATGCCGAATTTGAGAAAATCATATACGGCGATCTTGCCAACATGCTCAAGGTAAAAAAATTCCGTAAATACAGATACCAGAAGTTCACGACTGATCCATATGGATTCAGAAATCCTGCTTATAAAGAAAATACATATTATCCTGTTGTTGCCACAGGAGATTCTGATATGGCAGGGTCATCCTTGTCTGATGAACGCATTTTCAGCATATGCCTGGAAAATAAACTTGGTGTTCCTGTTTATAACTATGCCCCGTCAACCCCAATAGATGTTTTAATAAATAAACGTTTTATAAATCACCCTCCAAAATTTATTATATGGGAAGAAGTGGAAAGATTTATTTTAAGCTATGGTTATAATAAATACTTAACCCTATCCCCAAACAGCATAATTGTACTGCGTCAATCAGGAAAGGCTGTTAATCAGGAAAAAGACCTGCCGAGATTTACAGACTATTTTGCAGCACAGATATTTTATGAAACAAGATGGAGGCTTTTTGAAATTTTACCGCCTTCAATAGGATATATTGATGAAAATACCGGTATGCTTTGTTACAGCGAGGGCTTAAATATGCTCAAAACAAGTCCCCGGCAGAGAGGCATAGATGTTGTTTTAAACGGTATTGAACGAGTTCATAAATACTGCATGAAAAGGGGAATTAAATTGATATATATACCTCTTCCTGATAAAGAAAACATATATCAGGATTTGTTGCCTGAGAATCTGAAACAAGGGTATCCCGGAAAGGATTTTCTTGAACTGCTTCATGAAGGGCTTGACGCCCGAAATATATTGAATGTCAAACTGATTCACGAATTCAGGAAACAGGCTGAAAAAGGGGAACTGGTATATTTTCAAGACGATACCCACTGGAATGAAAAAGGTGTTTCCATTGCAGCGGAAATGACAGCCGAATTGATTAAACTTAATCTTAATAAATAAGATAAATACTGAAAAAGAATGAATTTCCCATGAAATATAATTGAGGAGCAATTAAATGCAGGATAAATATGATAATTCTGACAACATAGTATTTTCATTTGGAAAAAACTGGAAAAGCTATCTTTCTGTTTTAAGTGAAGAAAAAATACAAAACGCTCAAAAATCCCTTTCTGACATGCTTGGGCTTGAAAGCTTGCAGGGTTTGAGATTTCTGGATGCTGGCTGCGGAAGCGGGCTTTTTTCCCTTGCTGCAATCCGGCTTGAGGCAGCCGAGGTTGTTTCTTTTGACGTGGATTACGAAAGTGTTGAATGTGCAAAATATTTAAAAACCCGTTTTGGACCTTTTGATCACTGGAAAATTACAACAGGCAGCGTATTAAATCAACAATGGCTTCACGGTCTTGGAAAATTTGATATTGTTTATTCATGGGGCGTTCTGCACCATACAGGATCAATGTGGAAAGCCCTTGATAATATAATGCTCCTGGTTGCAGAAAACGGGATACTTTTTATAAGTATTTATAATGACCAGGGAAAGATAAGCAGATTCTGGAGAATGATCAAAAAAACATACAATATTGCTCCAAAATATTTTAAACTGCTTATGATAATAGCCTATTTTGCTTATAGCTGGCTGGTTAAAATTGTAAGAGGCATTGTAAAAGGCATTCCCAGAAATCAATGGTTTGAAAGTGTCGGCGAAAGGGGAATGGACCTCTGGCATGATATTGTGGACTGGATAGGAGGCTATCCTTTTGAAACTGCAAAATTCCAGGAAATCGAAGATTTTTTTCAGGATAAGGGTTTTAAGCTCATCAGATCAAACCCCAGAAACGGGATAGGCTGTAATGAATTTGTTTTTATCCGAAATCACAAAGGATAAAAATATGAACAAGGATAAAAAACAAATTATTAACAAACGAAGAAGACTGCAGCCCCGCATTTATGATTCCTCTTATGTTTACTGCCGCTGCCATTTAAAGGCTCTGAAAGACTTTATCAGCCTGTTATACCAGGACATAAAAAACCCCGCAGTTCTTGATATCGGGTGCGGGGACAAACCGCTTTTGTCCCTTTTTCATGAGGTTCAGTATATTGGAATTGACATGGATGCCCAAAGTCTTGCAGATTTTATCATAGACTGCAACAAGGACAATTTTCCTTTAAAAGACTGTTCAATAGATGCAGTGCTTTTATCCAATTCCCTTGAGCATATTTATAATACAAATCATCTTATAGACGAAATCAGCCGGGTGCTTAAACCAGGAGGGCTGATATTTTTTTCTGTTCCCATGAATTACCCTGTTCATGCCCATCCTGATGATTATTTCCGTTTTACGCCCTATTATTTTAAACGAAGATTTCAAGATTTTGATATTATACAGTTAAATGTAAGCAATTCTGTATTTTCCACTCCCCTGCTGCTTGTTTCACAGCTTTTTGACACATTTTTTGCACAATATGTCTGCGCAGTTCCGGTTCTTATCCTGAATCTATCCTCGATATTTATTGACTGGATAACAAAAATAATATCTGCATCCGTTAATCTTGAGATTTTAACCAGGTTCTGGTCTGCGGGACCTTTGGAAATTAACGGTATTATAAGGAAAAAAACAGGGTTTTGAAATTTTCCTTAAATAAAATTCTTAAATATGTTTCAAGCCTGCCTGGAAGTCCAGAAATTTCCCATACGCAGTTATCTGAAATAGAGCAGAAGATCGCCCAGTTCGGCGCCTATTTTACCGGCATAATCATATCAAAAATTTTTTCCGTTATAACAAATATTTATATAGGAAGAACCCTGGGACCCAATATTTTTGGGCAGATAACCATGGTTCTCCTGCTTGCCGGTTTTTTAAATATTCCAATGACAGGAGGCTGGGGGGTTGCTTTTGTCCGGCTTGGGGCTGCTGAGGATAATGAAAAAAAGCAGTTTGACATACTCAAATCTGTTTTATTCATTTCAGTATTTTTTACGATTTTATTCACCCTGCTTTTATGGATTTCAGCCCCTGTATTAAGAGAGCTTTTTGCAGTAGATAAAACAATGATGACCCTGACTATTCTTATAACAGTAACATCAGCCTGGTATTCCCTCAGCAAACTGATTTCCCAGGGGTTCCAGGACTGGAGAAATTACGTTTTTATAGAAAACGCCTGGGCTTTTATAATACTGGGGCTGGTTATTGTATTTTTCTTATGCAGCATGAAAACCTATTATCATGTTATATGGATTTTTGCATTTGCCTACACAGCCTCAAGCTTTTTTTCCTTTTATTATTTTTACAATGCTGTCAGGCAGGGATGCATAAAAAAAGATACTGTTTCTGATGTTTTAAAAAGGGGAACCCTGTTAATGTCAACAGGGCTTTTGAGCATGACAGCTTTCAGTTTAGACAGGATTATTATAAACAGGTTTTTAGACAGTACCGAGGTAGGAATATACCAGGCTCATTTTTTTGCAACCTATGGGGTTATTTCCACGCTTACGTCAATTTTTTTCAATTATGTTTTCCCCCTGCTCTGCCGGTCTGATTCTGAAAAAAAAGATAAATTAATTAACCTGGTTTTTAAGGTTTCATATCCTTTTTTGATTATCATATCAGTTTCAGCCGGCGGACTTATTATGTTTATGTTCAACTATAGGTTTTCACCCTGGCTTTTTATAACTCTTTCCCTTTTTAATGCTGTGCAGTTTCATGTGCAGCTTAAAGCCTGGATCCTTGCAAGTAAAAGCATATATTCAACAAGGCTGGTTTTAGGGGGACAGATAGTTTTTTTTATTGTAAATATTATTGTATTAACGGCTTTTATATCTTCCCTGGGTATCCTGGCAGGAGGAATAGCTCTGCTGGCAGCAGCCCTGGGGTCTTTATTATATTTTTTCATAAAAACAAAAAGGATTAACTGATGCATGAATTGTTTAAAAACTATTACCAGGAAATTTTTTCATCAAACAAAAGCCAGCAGTGCGATATTAAGACCTTCAACCTGGTATGCAGAAAGATTGCATGGAATTATGACAGATTCTTCAAATCCATGTCCCGTGACGCCAAAATACTTGATTTAGGGTGCGGCATAGGGCAGTGCCTTTATTACCTGGACAGGCAGGGGTTTAAAAATATCAAGGGAATTGATATTTCCCCGTCTCAAATAGAAGCAGCAGGAAAAATGCTGCTCGGAATTAACATTGAACTTGTTGAAGACAGTATCAAATATCTTGAAGACAATGCTGAAAAATTTGATGTAATTGTTATGAACGATGTTTTAGAGCATATACCGCCTGATCAATTAATCCCCATTACCAGGGCAATGTATGCTGCCTTAAAAAAAAGGGGAACGGTTATTGTAAAAACCATTAATTCTGCATACCCCCTGGGAAGTTTTCTAAGATATATTGATTTGACCCATACCACTGCTTTTCATGAAAAATCCCTGACTCATCTGCTGGCACATGCAGGTTTTAAAAACATAAAATGCTATCAGGAAGAAATAGGAATTTATAACATCCTGTTTCTCTGCAAAAAAATGGCGGTAATCCTGGTCAGGTTTCTGCTGAAATGCCTGATCTATTTTTCAGAAGCAGACTGGCCCAATATTATTTCACTTAATGTTATAGCTGCCGGGAGGAAATAAAATTGCGCAT from the Desulfonema limicola genome contains:
- a CDS encoding glycosyltransferase family 2 protein; its protein translation is MWNGKKVSVIFPTYNEKESIRSAVEDFQYQGIADEIIVINNNAAEGTSEEVAKTSAKEIMETVQGYGAAIQRGFKEASGDYIIVSEPDGTFKGRDIVKLLSYIDDFDVVYGSRTIKELIWEGANMGIFLKWGNYSVAKLMEFLFNTTSLTDVGCTMRCVNKNALKRMDPYFTVKGSFFGPEMMIISVLMKMRVIQIPMNYTKRIGTSSVTGNKITAFFLGLRMIRLILEYRLFSWLFPGRYK
- a CDS encoding glycosyltransferase family 2 protein, which encodes MLISIIIPIFNEENNIDLYHKIITDSLSNADFLFEVILVNDGSTDSSQQKLNHLATQDNRFKIIEFRRNFGQTAAIMAGFDFASGEIVVPMDGDLQNDPNDIPLLVDQIKKGYDVCSGWRKDRKDQVLNRKIPSWIANKLISTLSGVKLNDYGCTLKAYKKEIIKGIRLYGEMHRFLPIHASWQGAKIIEIPVTHHPRIHGKSKYGIERTFKVILDLMVVLFFSTVSNKPIYIFGGFGFINIMLSFLSFFMMIYYKFWGGKTFIQTPLPQLVVLFFLMGFISILMGFLAEILMRTYYESQNKPIYIVKTLYNMDKQ
- the asnB gene encoding asparagine synthase (glutamine-hydrolyzing), producing MCGIAGFIGRGQKEHLESMADLIAHRGPNAEGFWCDCDKGIYLAHRRLSIIDIQGGSQPMWIPDNTLGVTFNGEIYNHMELRRELESRGYRFQSNHSDTEVLLWSYKEWGRSMVEKLNGMWAFAIYDRHKNELFLSRDRFGKKPLYYSLQNGTFAFASELKALISHPNIKSNISVKALQKYFAYGFIPAPNSLFENVFKLPGGYNLILNISNLNFYTEKYWEFILEPFENIPKNPELEWGEKIRELLSKAVKRRLMSDVPLGIFLSGGIDSSSIAAYASRNSSIKIKTFCIGFKEDSFDESKYSKYAASYLDTDHFIKYISVEKAKIVLPDLSKKLDEPFGDSSFLPTYFLCHETKKHVTVALGGDGADELFAGYDPFHALKLAELYNKIIPKPVHKALRMIASVWPVSHENMRLGFKIDRTLRGLSYPKTLWNPIWLGPLEPSELKDLFDDSPDLEDIYSEAIEYWDTCPQKNIVDKTLQFYTKLYMQENILTKIDRAGMMHSLEIRSPYLDIDLVNFVRKIPNNYKYKCNQTKYILKKSLENILPKNILYRKKHGFGMPVGKWFQSGALRCNIINLPMNKSFFHKLYKEHLTKKYDHRLLLWNYWQLENFNKSI
- a CDS encoding class I SAM-dependent methyltransferase, yielding MKKLNLGSGSFKKKGYINIDISGDNDPDVIHNLEILPYPFANESFDLIEADHCLEHLNDPFSVMKELNRILKYNGKLIIRVPHFSRAMTHPQHKRGFDVTFPLYFDENFSGGYTGTKYICEKVELHWFAQIHLMKKHLPKTTYTSLVVIGKIIDFFANLHSMFCSRIWCYWVGGFYEIEFIFRKY
- a CDS encoding YfhO family protein, encoding MILNYFSKKITNYLKSYNYIHLSIIFALALFFFFPVIFHNKTFYAFDCLLQNLPWAIESDFCPNNLLITDPIQAIYSSLFYPAHHYFQESLSNGIFPLWFGLSFCGIPHYPYSSPFFYILNSIFSVTVAHDLLLFIHLFAIGVFTFLYLREIGLKKISAMTGSIAWMFNGYVMVWFEFEHIPMMAATLSGTLYFIELWWKSKSPISFLCLICSIALSICVTYAHVLIYQLIFIGSYILYYCISDKLSYKTALKYSLKKLIIPILAIAISFCISANFFTTHLMMIKNSHRKAIPYSELFKKTGKLPSKYLSTLLFPDVFGSPAREVSFPPRTDHTIIYSNYNEFCIYPGIITLFLALCCFPYFGKKKYISFFILTGLYCLFSAMGCIIYYPLGAFIPGLNMSTPTRILYIFGFSISILSAIGSDIILKKNNLSIVILWTIIPITALSIFFFIQTETGLMWLTNSVQWENQTRVKALQTCFDLSNVIRLEWNDWNRIVEMLRPYLAISSDIILKPLLIIFSTFFTLICVLFSSTERQKKILLSALIILLAYDLISFGKIYNTASDINLEYPSTPAIEFLKKDKSIYRIMTFGPFMQNSFSKFGIEDIGGYTSVLPPRYGEFIYLSQFGSNSSPPKINKSVSIIFNKFGSPLLDLINTKYLLFPPNINPALKQLKLVYKGEINIYENLNVFPRMFIVPGYQLATSKQETYKLLGKYSRNDFINKVILESQPEAHFIIDDKISYTEMKSSINLISYSPNRIKIKTSSKYNGFLIISDNYHPGWKAVIDGKPSEILQANYIMRAIPIKAGKHNVILEFKPVIMITGWIITIIGWSLLIIIIGIFVIKKILLSIMLPKNWTTG